The following coding sequences are from one Streptomyces dengpaensis window:
- a CDS encoding calcium-binding protein: MFSRRTAALPKATLALAAATAAVTAAVAVPTAHAATATATAVVTGQKLSYTAAAGQANNLTVSWKLGEFDEGSQLSDYIYTFDDTVTISLGEGCVRPDAADDTKAACTVTEPNTSASDLDSLIVDLGDGDDTVTVNANNSGYSRIYGGAGDDTLTGHGRDVLYGQDGNDRLSGGGGAYSEGAFGGAGDDDLAACGYTCHGGTGNDILHGGISEQNAEYTDYGNALYGDDGNDRIYGNAGTDLLEGGRGHDTLYGGTGADKLYGNSGNDLLHGGADNDTLSGGPGTDRVYQD, translated from the coding sequence ATGTTCAGTCGCCGTACCGCCGCCCTGCCGAAAGCGACACTGGCGCTCGCCGCCGCGACCGCTGCCGTGACCGCGGCGGTCGCCGTCCCGACGGCGCACGCCGCGACCGCGACCGCGACCGCCGTCGTCACCGGCCAGAAGCTCTCCTACACGGCGGCCGCCGGCCAGGCGAACAACCTGACCGTCTCCTGGAAACTCGGCGAGTTCGACGAGGGATCCCAGCTGTCCGACTACATCTACACCTTCGACGACACCGTCACGATCTCCCTGGGCGAGGGCTGTGTCCGTCCGGACGCCGCGGACGACACCAAGGCCGCCTGTACGGTGACGGAGCCCAACACCTCGGCGTCCGACCTCGACTCCCTGATCGTCGACCTCGGCGACGGCGACGACACCGTGACGGTCAACGCCAACAACAGCGGGTACTCGCGCATCTACGGCGGCGCGGGCGACGACACCCTGACCGGCCACGGCCGCGACGTCCTCTACGGCCAGGACGGCAACGACCGCCTGTCCGGAGGCGGCGGAGCCTACAGCGAGGGCGCGTTCGGCGGCGCGGGCGACGACGACCTCGCGGCCTGCGGCTACACCTGCCACGGCGGCACGGGCAACGACATCCTGCACGGCGGCATCAGCGAGCAGAACGCCGAGTACACCGACTACGGCAACGCCCTGTACGGCGACGACGGCAACGACAGGATCTATGGCAACGCCGGCACCGACCTCCTGGAGGGCGGCCGCGGCCACGACACCCTCTACGGCGGCACGGGCGCCGACAAGCTGTACGGCAACAGCGGCAACGACCTCCTGCACGGGGGCGCCGACAACGACACGCTCTCCGGTGGCCCGGGCACCGACCGGGTGTACCAGGACTGA
- a CDS encoding TauD/TfdA family dioxygenase, with the protein MPYPTPASLLQVDLHPGTPPILHTDTPDDASAWAAEHHHALRSLVTEHGAVLVRGLHLRDADHAGAVLHRLAPALMPDKEAFAPRQSYTPGVYSSSTWPPNQPMCMHHELSYTLQPPGLMLFACLTAPTTGGATAIADAPSVLEALPTELVHRFEQEGWLLTRTYNDEIGAPYAEAFGTDDRRAIEDYCRANAITFEWQPDGGLRTRQRRPAVTAHPVTGRRCWFNQIAFLNEWTVEPEIRDYLIDVYGAESLPFNTRFGGGDPIGPDVIQLLNDTYTAHTLREPWQAGDLMLVDNVRTAHSREAFQGPREVLVAMAEPLRPAECLPASEVSAG; encoded by the coding sequence ATGCCGTACCCGACCCCGGCGTCCCTCCTCCAGGTGGACCTGCACCCCGGCACACCCCCGATCCTGCACACCGACACCCCCGACGACGCGTCGGCCTGGGCGGCCGAGCACCACCACGCACTGCGCTCCCTCGTCACCGAACACGGCGCGGTCCTCGTCCGCGGCCTGCACCTGCGCGACGCGGACCACGCCGGCGCCGTCCTGCACCGGCTGGCCCCGGCACTGATGCCCGACAAGGAAGCCTTCGCCCCCCGCCAGAGCTACACCCCAGGCGTGTACTCCTCCTCGACATGGCCGCCGAACCAGCCGATGTGCATGCACCACGAACTCAGCTACACCCTCCAGCCGCCCGGTCTCATGCTGTTCGCCTGTCTGACCGCGCCCACCACCGGCGGAGCCACCGCCATCGCCGACGCCCCCAGCGTCCTGGAGGCATTGCCCACCGAGCTGGTCCACCGCTTCGAACAGGAAGGCTGGCTGCTCACCCGCACCTACAACGACGAGATCGGCGCCCCCTACGCCGAGGCCTTCGGCACCGACGACCGGAGGGCCATCGAGGATTACTGCCGCGCCAACGCGATCACGTTCGAGTGGCAGCCCGACGGCGGCCTGCGCACCCGCCAGCGCCGCCCCGCCGTGACGGCCCACCCGGTCACCGGCCGCCGCTGCTGGTTCAACCAGATCGCCTTCCTCAACGAGTGGACGGTCGAACCCGAAATCCGCGACTACCTCATCGACGTCTACGGCGCCGAGTCACTGCCGTTCAACACCCGCTTCGGAGGCGGCGACCCCATCGGCCCGGACGTCATCCAGCTCCTCAACGACACCTACACCGCCCACACTCTCCGCGAGCCGTGGCAGGCCGGCGACCTCATGCTCGTCGACAATGTGCGCACCGCGCACAGCAGGGAGGCCTTCCAAGGACCGCGCGAGGTACTCGTCGCCATGGCCGAGCCGCTACGCCCGGCCGAGTGCCTGCCGGCCTCCGAGGTGAGCGCCGGATGA
- a CDS encoding ArsR/SmtB family transcription factor, translated as MGWWQVNADTLAGSRFVISPLAETFASLKALHAGAATHPGERAWLRAHLPAYRKRLAADPVTALLIRSGLGRDWIADFLTPTPYGDETFEDEVARVREASPEDARAHLALSLRGGPLPHELADRDDLPARAAGLLTSVWEESVRPYWDRRRRILEADVVARTAQLSQGGWAAALDALRPGTRWLGGNRLQVNPHEYPPREISGAELLFVPVTPKAGWVSWEDGVRYAVVYPCSGVLADAGARAVVPESLGALLGTARAGVLVLLDSPLSTSQLVAVTGQGLGSVGRHLKVLLDARLVERRRAGRSVLYSRTAAGEVLVTAQRV; from the coding sequence ATGGGCTGGTGGCAGGTCAACGCCGACACCCTCGCCGGAAGCCGCTTCGTGATCTCGCCGCTCGCCGAGACCTTCGCCAGCCTGAAGGCGCTGCACGCGGGGGCGGCCACCCACCCCGGTGAGCGTGCCTGGCTGCGGGCGCATCTTCCCGCGTACCGCAAGCGGCTGGCCGCCGATCCCGTCACCGCGCTGCTCATACGTTCCGGGCTCGGGCGGGACTGGATCGCCGACTTCCTCACCCCGACCCCGTACGGCGACGAGACCTTCGAGGACGAGGTCGCCCGCGTGCGGGAGGCTTCGCCCGAGGACGCCCGCGCCCATCTCGCCCTCTCGCTGCGCGGCGGACCGCTGCCCCACGAACTGGCCGACCGTGACGATCTGCCCGCGCGTGCCGCGGGACTCCTCACCTCCGTATGGGAGGAGTCCGTACGGCCGTACTGGGACCGGCGGCGGCGCATCCTGGAGGCCGATGTGGTCGCCCGTACCGCGCAGTTGAGCCAGGGCGGCTGGGCGGCGGCACTGGACGCGCTGCGGCCGGGGACGCGGTGGCTGGGCGGGAACCGGCTCCAGGTGAACCCGCACGAGTATCCGCCGCGCGAGATCTCCGGAGCCGAGCTCCTCTTCGTGCCCGTCACGCCCAAGGCGGGGTGGGTGAGCTGGGAGGACGGCGTGCGGTACGCGGTCGTCTATCCGTGCTCGGGCGTCCTGGCCGACGCGGGGGCACGGGCCGTGGTGCCCGAGAGTCTCGGCGCGCTCCTCGGAACCGCCCGCGCCGGTGTCCTCGTCCTCCTCGACTCGCCCCTGTCCACGAGCCAGCTGGTCGCCGTGACCGGGCAGGGGCTCGGCTCGGTCGGGCGCCATCTGAAGGTGCTGCTGGACGCGCGGCTGGTGGAGCGGCGGCGGGCGGGGCGGTCGGTGCTGTACTCGCGGACGGCGGCCGGTGAGGTGCTCGTCACAGCCCAGCGCGTTTGA
- a CDS encoding MFS transporter: MRSYSALFRTREFTPLFVSTCFKTAASTVSGLALATLVYRATDSPLLSALSMFGPSLAQVVGATTLLSAADRLPPRATVAGIALAFALGTAAMATPGLPVWTIFVLLLLLGLIQSFGGGVLWGLLNEILAKEGYLLGRSVFNMMSGIAQITGYATGGVLVATLSPRITLLTAAALYLASAMTARLGLTRRAPRASGRPSVAQTWRTNARLWSSPERRTLYLLLWIPNGLIVGCESLYVAYAPTRAGSLFACAAFGMFVGDVTTGRFLPPRVRARLGIPFLLLLATPYLLFALRPGVPLAAVAVAVASIGFGSSLIQQERLVSLIPDELSGHALGLHTAGMLTMQGVSAALAGAVAQFASPATAMTVMAVASITVTLTLWSALRRRIAGSPDGVVRQHPEVSAPRERQSGVNSP, encoded by the coding sequence ATGCGCAGCTACTCCGCCCTCTTCCGCACGCGGGAGTTCACCCCGCTGTTCGTGTCCACCTGTTTCAAGACCGCGGCCTCCACGGTGAGCGGTCTGGCCCTCGCCACGCTGGTGTACCGGGCCACGGACTCGCCGCTGCTGTCCGCGCTGAGCATGTTCGGCCCGTCGCTGGCGCAGGTCGTGGGCGCGACGACGCTGCTGTCGGCGGCGGACCGGCTGCCGCCGCGCGCGACGGTGGCGGGCATCGCGCTCGCGTTCGCGCTCGGCACGGCGGCGATGGCGACGCCCGGCCTCCCGGTCTGGACGATCTTTGTCCTGCTCCTGCTCCTCGGCCTGATCCAGTCGTTCGGCGGTGGAGTCCTGTGGGGCCTGCTGAACGAGATCCTCGCCAAGGAGGGCTACCTGCTGGGGCGTTCGGTGTTCAACATGATGAGCGGGATCGCGCAGATCACGGGGTACGCGACGGGCGGCGTCCTCGTCGCGACGCTGTCCCCGCGGATCACGCTCCTCACGGCGGCGGCGCTGTACCTGGCGTCGGCCATGACCGCCCGCCTGGGCCTGACCCGCCGCGCCCCGCGCGCCTCCGGCCGCCCGTCCGTCGCGCAGACCTGGCGCACCAACGCGCGCCTGTGGTCCTCGCCCGAGCGCCGCACCCTCTACCTCCTCCTCTGGATTCCCAACGGCCTGATCGTCGGCTGCGAGTCGCTGTACGTGGCGTACGCGCCGACCCGCGCGGGCTCGCTGTTCGCCTGCGCGGCGTTCGGGATGTTCGTGGGGGACGTGACGACGGGCCGCTTCCTCCCGCCCCGGGTGCGCGCCCGCCTGGGCATCCCGTTCCTGCTGCTCCTGGCGACGCCGTATCTGCTGTTCGCGCTGCGGCCGGGCGTGCCGTTGGCGGCGGTCGCCGTCGCGGTCGCGTCCATCGGCTTCGGCTCGAGCCTGATCCAGCAGGAACGCCTGGTCTCCCTGATCCCGGACGAACTGAGCGGTCACGCCCTGGGGTTGCACACGGCGGGCATGCTCACGATGCAGGGCGTGAGCGCCGCGCTGGCGGGAGCGGTCGCCCAATTCGCCTCTCCCGCAACGGCGATGACGGTCATGGCGGTTGCCTCGATCACCGTGACGCTGACGCTGTGGTCCGCCCTCCGTCGCCGTATCGCCGGGTCGCCGGATGGTGTGGTTCGCCAACACCCGGAGGTGTCAGCCCCAAGGGAAAGGCAATCGGGAGTGAACTCTCCCTGA
- a CDS encoding MFS transporter, translating to MTTDPASPACQSAPLNRTPTASPPPGGRTAWAAWAVSVSVYFVAVIDRTSLGVAGLDAADRFGIGASALSTFAVLQMLIYACMQIPVGLLVDRFGPRTMLLLGATLLTLGQFGFAFSHSMTPALLSRALLSFGDAMIFVSVLRVVGPWFPARRNPLVAQLTGVVGSIGNLGTAAVLAPLLHSRGWTVTFGGTALLGVAVLLLVGLLLRETPEGARRPARCTAPGPRPRILPQIRTAWGEPGTRLGLWVHFTTGFMAASFAILWGIPYLVEGQGLSREKAAVLLAVLVLASMPCGPLLGQLIARRPGARTHVALTVVLGTGALWAVVLAWPGGHPPLWLLVVLMVAMGANGPASLIGLDYARATNPPERLGTASGIANMGGFLSTTVALLGIGLLLDAASPGGDYTPGTYRWAFCWLYVPMLLGVVMILRLHPRVARRAAEGTSVPVPGHRPAQQGK from the coding sequence ATGACTACGGACCCTGCCAGTCCCGCATGCCAGTCTGCCCCTCTGAATCGGACGCCCACCGCGTCCCCGCCGCCCGGCGGGCGCACCGCATGGGCCGCATGGGCCGTCTCCGTCTCCGTCTACTTCGTCGCCGTCATAGACCGGACCAGCCTGGGTGTCGCCGGTCTGGACGCTGCCGACCGCTTCGGCATCGGCGCCTCGGCGCTGTCCACCTTCGCCGTACTGCAGATGCTGATCTACGCGTGCATGCAGATTCCGGTGGGGCTGCTGGTCGACCGCTTCGGGCCGCGCACCATGCTCTTGCTCGGCGCGACCCTGCTGACTCTTGGCCAGTTCGGGTTCGCCTTCAGCCACTCGATGACCCCGGCGCTGCTGTCCCGGGCGCTGCTCAGTTTCGGCGACGCCATGATCTTCGTCAGCGTGCTGCGGGTCGTCGGCCCCTGGTTCCCCGCCCGCCGCAATCCGCTGGTCGCCCAGCTCACCGGAGTGGTCGGCAGCATCGGCAATCTGGGCACGGCCGCAGTACTGGCACCCCTGCTGCACAGCCGCGGCTGGACCGTCACCTTCGGCGGCACCGCGCTGCTCGGCGTCGCGGTGCTGCTACTGGTCGGACTGCTGCTGCGGGAGACCCCCGAGGGGGCCCGCAGGCCAGCACGCTGTACGGCGCCCGGCCCGCGGCCGCGGATCCTCCCGCAGATCAGGACCGCCTGGGGTGAACCGGGCACCCGGCTGGGCCTGTGGGTGCACTTCACGACCGGGTTTATGGCCGCCTCCTTCGCGATCCTGTGGGGCATCCCCTATCTGGTGGAGGGCCAGGGCCTCAGCCGGGAGAAGGCGGCCGTACTGCTCGCCGTGCTGGTGCTCGCCAGCATGCCCTGCGGCCCGCTGCTCGGTCAGCTCATCGCCCGCCGCCCGGGCGCCCGCACCCATGTCGCGCTGACCGTCGTACTCGGCACCGGCGCACTGTGGGCGGTGGTGCTCGCCTGGCCCGGCGGACATCCGCCGCTGTGGCTGCTCGTCGTCCTCATGGTCGCCATGGGCGCCAACGGTCCCGCCTCCCTGATCGGCCTGGACTACGCCCGTGCCACCAACCCGCCGGAGCGGCTCGGCACGGCAAGCGGGATCGCCAACATGGGCGGCTTCCTCTCCACCACGGTCGCCCTCCTTGGCATCGGCCTGCTGCTGGACGCTGCGAGCCCCGGCGGCGACTACACCCCCGGGACCTACCGCTGGGCGTTCTGCTGGCTCTACGTCCCGATGCTGCTGGGCGTTGTCATGATCCTCCGGCTGCACCCCCGGGTCGCCCGCCGAGCCGCCGAAGGCACCTCCGTCCCGGTGCCGGGGCACCGGCCGGCCCAGCAGGGCAAGTGA
- a CDS encoding cupin domain-containing protein, producing MSEKDSADETVEQEFGPKMLLEVQPPFIPEGAAGMTILVHWPPGHPGLPPHRHAGPAFGYVMEGAVRFEIEGEPERVVEAGETFWEPGGDVIHYQDANALSDAPAKFVAFMLCEPDQPMYTLVDEDELKQRAHLRAPRPSAG from the coding sequence GTGTCGGAGAAGGACTCAGCGGACGAGACAGTCGAGCAGGAGTTCGGACCCAAGATGCTGCTGGAGGTCCAGCCGCCCTTCATTCCCGAGGGGGCTGCAGGGATGACCATCCTCGTCCACTGGCCTCCCGGTCACCCCGGCCTTCCTCCGCACCGCCACGCGGGGCCGGCTTTCGGCTACGTGATGGAGGGCGCGGTCCGCTTCGAGATCGAGGGTGAGCCAGAGCGCGTGGTCGAGGCCGGTGAGACGTTCTGGGAGCCGGGCGGCGACGTGATCCACTACCAGGACGCCAACGCCCTCTCGGACGCGCCGGCCAAGTTCGTCGCGTTCATGCTGTGCGAGCCGGATCAACCGATGTACACGCTGGTCGACGAGGACGAGCTGAAGCAGCGGGCGCACCTGCGCGCCCCGCGTCCCTCCGCAGGCTGA
- a CDS encoding SMI1/KNR4 family protein gives MGDSVWVGVRERVQALGGVGAGDRVFGGLGHKFFLEDPLTAAQLADLEACMGVTLPEEYRGFLRHVGAGGAGPSYGVFPVRLVQGRWRWEGDGADLADLSRLAEPFPREGADPEAVRELLAEQPEEEDFEEIEDFDDAMEAWDERWETVMWSSDRTVGAIVISHIGCAARQWLVISGPERGRIWSDNRVDDEDLSPLLDEHGEPVTFAGWFLTWLHEAERQSASVSAGD, from the coding sequence ATGGGAGATTCGGTGTGGGTGGGTGTGCGGGAGCGGGTGCAGGCGCTCGGGGGTGTCGGCGCGGGTGACCGTGTGTTCGGGGGGCTGGGGCACAAGTTCTTTCTTGAGGATCCGCTTACTGCGGCTCAGCTGGCTGACCTCGAAGCTTGTATGGGTGTGACGCTGCCGGAGGAGTACCGCGGCTTTCTTCGCCATGTTGGTGCCGGAGGGGCGGGGCCGTCGTACGGGGTGTTTCCGGTCCGGCTTGTTCAAGGGCGCTGGCGGTGGGAGGGAGACGGAGCCGATCTGGCGGATTTGTCCCGGCTGGCTGAGCCGTTTCCGCGTGAGGGTGCCGACCCCGAAGCTGTGCGGGAGCTCCTTGCTGAGCAGCCGGAAGAGGAGGACTTCGAGGAGATCGAAGACTTCGATGACGCCATGGAGGCATGGGATGAGCGCTGGGAAACCGTGATGTGGTCCTCAGACCGCACCGTCGGCGCGATCGTGATCTCCCACATCGGCTGTGCTGCCCGCCAATGGCTCGTCATCAGTGGCCCGGAGCGCGGGCGGATCTGGTCCGACAACAGGGTGGATGACGAGGACCTGTCGCCACTGCTCGACGAGCATGGTGAGCCGGTGACCTTCGCCGGCTGGTTTCTGACGTGGCTCCATGAGGCGGAACGTCAGTCGGCGTCCGTCTCCGCGGGGGACTGA
- the sbnB gene encoding 2,3-diaminopropionate biosynthesis protein SbnB, with translation MSQPLTVPPFAVISGAQVQHALQGREKQVVDLVEATYHLHAAGESVNPPSYFLRFPDRPSSRIIALPASIGGQVRVDGLKWISSFPDNVQAGIPRASAVLILNDHDTGYPFACLESSIISATRTAASAALAAGHLIRGRQRPTRIGFFGTGLIARYIHTFLTAVGWSFDQTGVHDLSPESAAGFGDYLQQSDAAGQITVYDSPEELIRSSDLVVFATIAGEPHINDLAWFDHNPLVLHVSLRDLAPEIILGSTNIVDDVEHCLKANTSPHLAEQLTGNRDFLHGTLADVMTGRVTPPTDRPLVFSPFGLGVLDLAVGKYVYDETARSGQLHVIEDFFHDLRRHG, from the coding sequence ATGTCCCAGCCGCTCACCGTGCCACCGTTCGCGGTGATCTCCGGCGCCCAGGTCCAGCACGCCCTGCAGGGCCGGGAGAAGCAGGTCGTGGACCTCGTCGAGGCCACCTACCACCTGCACGCCGCCGGAGAGTCGGTCAACCCGCCCTCCTACTTCCTGCGCTTCCCCGACCGCCCTTCCTCCCGCATCATCGCGCTGCCCGCCTCGATCGGCGGCCAGGTGCGGGTGGACGGCCTCAAATGGATCTCCAGTTTCCCCGACAACGTCCAGGCCGGCATCCCCAGGGCCTCCGCGGTCCTGATCCTCAACGACCACGACACCGGCTACCCCTTCGCCTGCCTGGAAAGCTCCATCATCAGCGCCACCAGAACCGCCGCGTCCGCGGCACTGGCCGCCGGCCACCTCATCCGCGGCCGGCAACGCCCCACCCGCATCGGGTTCTTCGGCACGGGCCTGATCGCCCGCTACATCCACACCTTCCTGACCGCCGTGGGTTGGTCCTTCGACCAGACCGGCGTCCACGACCTGTCCCCCGAGAGCGCCGCCGGCTTCGGTGACTACCTTCAACAGAGCGACGCCGCCGGACAGATCACCGTGTACGACAGCCCCGAGGAACTCATCCGCTCCAGCGACCTCGTCGTCTTCGCCACCATCGCGGGCGAGCCACACATCAACGACCTGGCCTGGTTCGACCACAACCCCCTGGTCCTTCATGTGTCCCTGCGCGACCTGGCACCCGAGATCATCCTCGGCTCGACCAACATCGTCGACGACGTCGAGCACTGCCTCAAAGCCAACACCTCTCCGCACCTGGCCGAACAGCTCACCGGCAACCGTGACTTCCTGCACGGCACACTTGCCGACGTCATGACCGGACGGGTGACACCCCCCACCGACCGGCCCCTCGTGTTCTCGCCCTTCGGCCTCGGAGTACTCGACCTCGCCGTCGGCAAATACGTCTACGACGAGACGGCCCGCTCCGGGCAACTCCACGTCATCGAGGACTTCTTCCACGACCTGCGCCGCCACGGATGA
- a CDS encoding tyrosine-type recombinase/integrase, translating into MPERPVLTVAEVFAVTDAITPRYRLLVLLAAFTGLRFGELASLRRRDVDTENAALMVRRSQAEMQTGALFDKAPKSDAGIRPVAFPAELLPDVKRHLDGYAGPGRDGHVFQGPQGGRLRRSNFRDDWIKARTKAGVTEDVHFHDLRHTGNTLAASGASLRELMTRMGHSTPRAALIYQHMGQRP; encoded by the coding sequence GTGCCAGAGCGGCCGGTCCTCACCGTGGCCGAGGTGTTCGCCGTGACCGATGCGATCACGCCGCGCTACCGGCTGCTCGTCCTCCTGGCTGCCTTCACCGGGCTGCGCTTCGGGGAGCTGGCCTCACTTCGCCGACGGGACGTCGACACCGAGAATGCCGCGCTGATGGTCCGGCGCTCACAGGCCGAGATGCAGACGGGAGCTCTCTTCGACAAGGCGCCCAAGTCCGATGCCGGGATTCGGCCGGTAGCCTTTCCCGCCGAACTCCTGCCGGACGTGAAGCGCCACCTCGACGGCTACGCCGGACCTGGCCGTGATGGTCACGTCTTCCAGGGTCCCCAGGGCGGTCGGCTGCGGCGGAGCAACTTCCGGGACGACTGGATCAAGGCGCGGACCAAGGCAGGCGTCACGGAAGACGTTCACTTCCATGATCTTCGGCACACCGGGAACACCCTCGCCGCGTCCGGCGCGAGCCTGCGCGAGCTGATGACCCGGATGGGCCACAGCACACCCCGCGCCGCGCTGATCTATCAGCACATGGGTCAGCGGCCGTGA
- a CDS encoding chaplin encodes MANALGQVGGMNPPTNHAVSAYSDTVNPGSDRVEFRTEQPIPITKPNRYITFAVDVAADNCALVNPLLKFYLTGSGPDIPTFTTPINPCTDPKSKPYPGGMRGLKAGSFASDRAVLFNGTQLGIKMLNGQGEWNGNDHAFDNIRILDATPQLDKSFSPATIDEGGTSTLTMTVTNTSELAAKNDFGFTDSLPAGVSVAPSPNTSTTCGNGTVSAAAGGSSVALTGGDLAAGDKSCTVTVNVTADKAGTYVNRPEAITTVGLNLPDPTTLTVKAKDSAVGTATGSPGLLSGNVVQAPVDIPVNACGNTVNVIGLLNPAAGNACVNG; translated from the coding sequence ATGGCCAATGCGCTGGGGCAGGTCGGCGGGATGAATCCGCCGACCAACCACGCGGTGTCGGCGTACAGCGACACTGTAAACCCTGGCTCCGACCGGGTGGAGTTCCGGACCGAGCAGCCGATCCCGATCACGAAGCCGAATCGCTACATCACCTTCGCGGTGGACGTAGCTGCGGATAATTGCGCACTCGTGAATCCGCTGCTGAAGTTCTATCTGACCGGCAGCGGTCCGGACATTCCGACCTTCACCACCCCCATCAATCCCTGTACCGACCCCAAATCCAAGCCCTACCCCGGAGGAATGAGAGGGCTCAAGGCCGGGTCGTTCGCCAGCGACAGAGCCGTACTGTTCAACGGCACCCAGTTGGGCATCAAGATGCTCAATGGGCAAGGAGAGTGGAACGGCAACGACCACGCCTTCGACAACATCCGGATCCTGGATGCGACTCCGCAGCTGGACAAGTCGTTCAGTCCCGCCACCATTGACGAGGGTGGCACCTCGACGCTCACCATGACGGTGACCAACACCAGTGAACTGGCGGCGAAGAACGACTTCGGCTTCACCGACAGCCTGCCCGCGGGCGTGAGCGTGGCCCCGTCCCCCAACACGTCGACGACCTGCGGCAACGGCACGGTCTCCGCGGCGGCGGGGGGCTCGTCCGTCGCTCTGACCGGCGGCGACCTGGCCGCCGGCGACAAGTCCTGCACGGTCACGGTGAATGTCACCGCTGACAAGGCGGGAACCTACGTCAACCGCCCCGAAGCGATCACCACGGTCGGCCTGAATCTCCCGGACCCCACGACCCTGACCGTCAAGGCAAAGGACTCGGCCGTGGGCACCGCGACGGGCTCGCCCGGTCTGCTGTCCGGCAACGTCGTACAGGCCCCGGTGGACATCCCCGTCAACGCGTGCGGCAACACCGTGAACGTCATCGGACTGCTCAATCCTGCGGCGGGCAACGCCTGCGTCAACGGCTAG
- a CDS encoding glutathione peroxidase: protein MTTDNSVLDVEIGALQGGSADLGQYRGKAVLIVNVASKCGLTPQYAGLERLHERYADQGFTVLGVPCNQFLGQEPGTSEEIAEFCSATYGVTFPMTEKAEVNGEGRHGLYERLVGTSDAEGHSGDIRWNFEKFLIGRDGSVVGRFSPQTEPESAELVAAVEKAVG, encoded by the coding sequence ATGACTACTGACAACTCTGTGCTCGACGTCGAAATCGGGGCCCTCCAGGGTGGTTCCGCCGATCTGGGGCAGTACCGGGGCAAGGCCGTCCTCATTGTGAACGTGGCCTCCAAGTGCGGGCTGACCCCGCAGTACGCGGGTCTTGAGCGGCTGCACGAGCGGTACGCCGACCAGGGCTTCACGGTGCTCGGCGTGCCCTGCAACCAGTTCCTCGGGCAGGAGCCCGGGACCTCCGAGGAGATCGCCGAGTTCTGCTCGGCGACGTACGGCGTGACCTTCCCGATGACCGAGAAGGCCGAGGTCAACGGGGAGGGGCGGCACGGGCTGTACGAGCGGCTCGTGGGGACGTCCGACGCCGAGGGGCACAGCGGCGACATCCGCTGGAACTTCGAGAAGTTCCTGATCGGGCGGGACGGGAGCGTCGTGGGGCGTTTCTCGCCGCAGACCGAGCCGGAGTCCGCGGAGCTGGTGGCCGCCGTGGAGAAGGCCGTCGGCTGA